From the genome of Paraburkholderia aromaticivorans, one region includes:
- a CDS encoding CTP synthase translates to MTKYVFVTGGVVSSLGKGIAAASLAAILESRGLKVTLLKLDPYINVDPGTMSPFQHGEVFVTEDGAETDLDLGHYERFISTKMRKANNFTTGQIYESVIRKERRGDYLGKTVQVIPHITNEIQAFIERGAASATCGEPDVAIVEVGGTVGDIESLPFLEAARQMSLRMGRNSACFVHLTLVPWVATAGELKTKPTQHSVQKLREIGISPHVLLCRADRRIPDDERAKISMFSNVPEDAVISVWDADSIYKIPQMLHDQGLDAIICEELKLTPKAADLSMWSDLVEKLQHPKHEVTIGMVGKYVDLTESYKSLIEALRHASMHTSTKVNIEYIDSEEIETQGVESLKHLDAVLVPGGFGRRGTEGKIAAIRYAREAKVPYLGICLGMQLAVIEFARDVVGLKDANSTEFDQETPSRVVALITEWYDREGRVEKRTEESDLGGTMRLGSQRCPIKPGTMAEEIYGKDVNERHRHRYEVNNRFVPQLEAGGLIISARTPSEDLPEMMELPRSMHPWFVGVQFHPEFTSTPRDGHPLFKSFVEAALAHQQSRAATEVGEKA, encoded by the coding sequence ATGACCAAATATGTTTTCGTCACCGGCGGCGTAGTATCTTCCCTCGGCAAGGGTATTGCCGCCGCTTCCCTCGCCGCGATCCTCGAATCGCGCGGTCTTAAAGTCACCCTCCTCAAGCTCGATCCCTACATCAATGTCGACCCCGGCACGATGAGCCCGTTTCAACACGGCGAAGTGTTCGTGACGGAAGACGGAGCGGAGACGGACCTCGACCTCGGCCACTACGAGCGCTTCATCAGCACGAAGATGCGCAAGGCCAACAACTTCACCACGGGCCAGATTTACGAATCGGTGATCCGCAAGGAGCGCCGCGGCGATTATCTCGGCAAGACGGTGCAGGTCATTCCGCACATCACGAATGAAATCCAGGCGTTCATCGAACGCGGCGCGGCTTCCGCGACGTGCGGTGAGCCGGACGTCGCCATCGTCGAAGTGGGCGGCACCGTGGGCGACATCGAATCGCTGCCGTTCCTCGAGGCCGCGCGTCAGATGAGCCTGCGCATGGGCCGCAACAGTGCGTGCTTCGTGCACCTCACGCTGGTGCCCTGGGTCGCCACGGCCGGCGAACTGAAGACCAAGCCCACGCAGCACAGCGTGCAGAAGCTGCGCGAAATCGGCATCTCGCCGCACGTGCTGCTCTGCCGTGCCGATCGCCGCATTCCGGACGACGAGCGCGCGAAGATCTCCATGTTCTCGAACGTGCCGGAAGACGCCGTGATCTCGGTGTGGGACGCGGACAGCATCTACAAGATTCCGCAAATGCTGCACGATCAAGGGCTGGACGCGATCATCTGCGAAGAGCTCAAGCTCACGCCGAAGGCCGCTGATCTGTCCATGTGGTCCGATCTCGTCGAGAAGCTTCAGCATCCGAAGCACGAAGTCACGATCGGCATGGTCGGCAAGTATGTCGATCTGACCGAGTCGTACAAGTCGCTGATCGAAGCGCTGCGCCATGCGTCGATGCATACGTCGACCAAGGTCAACATCGAATACATCGACTCGGAAGAAATCGAGACACAAGGCGTCGAAAGCCTCAAGCATCTGGACGCTGTGCTCGTGCCGGGAGGCTTCGGCCGTCGTGGCACCGAAGGCAAGATCGCCGCGATCCGTTATGCACGTGAAGCGAAGGTGCCGTATCTCGGCATCTGCCTCGGCATGCAGCTGGCGGTGATCGAATTCGCTCGCGACGTGGTGGGTCTGAAAGACGCGAACAGCACCGAGTTCGATCAGGAAACGCCGAGCCGCGTGGTCGCGCTGATCACCGAGTGGTACGACCGCGAAGGCCGCGTCGAAAAGCGCACGGAAGAGTCGGATCTGGGCGGCACGATGCGCCTCGGTTCGCAACGTTGCCCGATCAAGCCCGGCACGATGGCCGAAGAGATCTATGGCAAGGACGTGAACGAGCGCCATCGCCACCGTTATGAAGTCAATAACCGCTTCGTGCCCCAACTCGAAGCCGGCGGCCTTATCATCAGCGCCCGTACCCCGAGTGAAGATCTGCCGGAAATGATGGAATTGCCGCGCAGCATGCACCCGTGGTTCGTCGGCGTGCAGTTCCACCCGGAATTCACGTCCACGCCGCGTGACGGCCATCCGCTGTTCAAGTCGTTCGTCGAAGCGGCGCTCGCGCATCAGCAGTCGCGCGCGGCGACCGAAGTCGGGGAGAAAGCATGA
- the kdsA gene encoding 3-deoxy-8-phosphooctulonate synthase, whose translation MKLGDFEIGLDKPFFLIAGTCVVESEQMTIDTAGRLKEICAKLNIPFIYKSSYDKANRSSGKSFRGLGMDEGLRILSEVKRQLGLPVLTDVHAEHEIEQVASVVDVLQTPAFLCRQTDFIHACARSGKPVNIKKGQFLAPHDMKNVIDKARDAAREAGLSEDRFMACERGVSFGYNNLVSDMRSLAIMRETNAPVVFDATHSVQLPGGQGTSSGGQREFVPVLARAAVAVGVAGLFMETHPNPAQAKSDGPNAVPLHRMADLLETLVTLDQAVKRAPFLESDFN comes from the coding sequence ATGAAGCTTGGTGATTTCGAAATCGGGCTCGACAAGCCGTTTTTCCTGATCGCGGGCACCTGTGTCGTCGAATCCGAACAGATGACGATCGACACAGCCGGCCGGCTGAAGGAAATCTGCGCGAAGCTGAATATTCCGTTCATCTACAAATCGTCGTACGACAAGGCCAACCGCAGCAGCGGCAAGTCGTTCCGCGGTCTGGGCATGGACGAAGGTTTGCGCATCCTGTCCGAAGTGAAGCGTCAACTCGGTCTGCCGGTGCTGACCGACGTTCACGCCGAGCACGAGATCGAGCAGGTCGCCTCCGTGGTCGACGTGCTGCAAACGCCCGCTTTCCTGTGCCGTCAAACGGACTTCATCCACGCTTGCGCGCGTTCGGGCAAACCGGTCAACATCAAGAAGGGCCAGTTTCTCGCACCGCACGACATGAAGAACGTGATCGACAAGGCGCGCGACGCCGCGCGTGAAGCGGGTCTGTCGGAAGACCGTTTCATGGCGTGCGAGCGCGGCGTGTCGTTCGGCTATAACAACCTCGTGTCGGACATGCGCTCGCTTGCGATCATGCGCGAAACCAACGCGCCGGTCGTGTTCGACGCGACTCACTCGGTGCAGTTGCCGGGCGGGCAGGGCACGAGTTCGGGCGGTCAGCGTGAATTCGTGCCGGTGCTGGCGCGCGCCGCGGTGGCGGTTGGCGTGGCCGGCCTTTTCATGGAAACGCACCCGAATCCGGCGCAGGCCAAATCGGACGGTCCGAACGCGGTGCCGCTTCATCGCATGGCCGATCTGCTCGAGACGCTGGTTACGCTCGATCAGGCCGTCAAGCGCGCGCCGTTCCTCGAAAGCGATTTCAACTGA
- the eno gene encoding phosphopyruvate hydratase — MSAIVDIIGREILDSRGNPTVECDVLLESGTMGRAAVPSGASTGSREAIELRDGEAGRYGGKGVLKAVEHINTEISEAIMGLDASEQAFLDKTLLELDGTDNKSRLGANAMLAVSMAVAKAAAEEAGLPLYRYFGGSGAMQLPVPMMNIVNGGAHANNSLDIQEFMIVPVSQPTFREALRCGAEVFHALKKILSDRGMSTAVGDEGGFAPNFGSNDECLSTILQAIEKAGYRAGEDVLLALDCAASEFYHDGKYQLAGEGLQLSSTEFADYLANLADKFPIVSIEDGMHESDWAGWKTLTDKLGKKVQLVGDDLFVTNTRILKEGIEKGIANSILIKINQIGTLTETFAAIEMAKRAGYTAVISHRSGETEDSTIADIAVGLNAGQIKTGSLSRSDRISKYNQLLRIEEDLGDIASYPGKSAFYNLR, encoded by the coding sequence ATGAGTGCTATCGTAGATATCATCGGTCGAGAGATTCTCGATTCGCGAGGCAACCCCACCGTCGAATGCGACGTGCTGCTCGAGTCGGGCACGATGGGCCGCGCCGCGGTGCCGTCGGGTGCGTCGACGGGTTCGCGCGAAGCGATCGAACTGCGCGACGGCGAAGCCGGCCGTTACGGCGGCAAGGGCGTGCTGAAGGCCGTCGAGCACATCAACACCGAAATCTCCGAAGCGATCATGGGCCTCGATGCTTCCGAGCAGGCTTTCCTCGACAAGACGCTGCTGGAACTCGACGGCACCGACAACAAGTCGCGCCTCGGCGCGAACGCGATGCTGGCTGTCTCGATGGCCGTCGCGAAAGCCGCCGCTGAAGAAGCCGGCCTGCCGCTGTACCGCTATTTCGGCGGCTCGGGCGCGATGCAACTGCCGGTGCCGATGATGAACATCGTCAACGGCGGCGCGCACGCCAACAATAGCCTGGACATCCAGGAATTCATGATCGTGCCGGTCAGCCAGCCGACCTTCCGCGAAGCACTGCGCTGCGGCGCCGAGGTGTTCCACGCGCTGAAGAAGATCCTGTCGGATCGCGGCATGAGCACGGCAGTGGGCGACGAAGGCGGCTTCGCACCGAACTTCGGCAGCAACGACGAATGCCTGTCGACCATCCTGCAAGCCATCGAGAAAGCCGGCTACCGCGCCGGTGAAGACGTGCTGCTCGCACTCGACTGCGCAGCAAGCGAGTTCTACCACGACGGCAAGTACCAGCTGGCTGGCGAAGGCCTGCAACTGTCGTCGACGGAATTCGCGGATTACCTCGCGAACCTGGCCGACAAATTCCCGATCGTCTCGATCGAAGACGGCATGCACGAAAGCGACTGGGCAGGCTGGAAGACGCTGACCGACAAGCTCGGCAAGAAGGTCCAGCTCGTGGGCGACGACCTGTTCGTTACCAACACGCGCATTCTGAAAGAAGGCATCGAGAAGGGCATCGCCAACTCGATCCTGATCAAGATCAACCAGATCGGTACGCTGACGGAAACCTTCGCGGCAATCGAAATGGCCAAGCGCGCCGGCTACACGGCCGTGATCTCGCACCGTTCGGGCGAAACCGAAGACTCGACAATTGCGGATATCGCAGTCGGCCTGAACGCCGGTCAGATCAAGACGGGTTCGCTGTCGCGCTCGGACCGCATCTCCAAGTACAACCAGTTGCTGCGCATCGAAGAAGACCTCGGTGATATCGCCAGCTACCCGGGCAAGTCGGCGTTCTACAATCTGCGCTAA
- the ftsB gene encoding cell division protein FtsB, giving the protein MRLVTAVLIVLLALIQYPLWWGHGGWLRVHELQQQLAQQVQKNADSKLRNERIQGEVQDLQNGTAAVEERARYEMGMVKDGEVFVQFVSPNAPLPTANTPSVTTSTRGEMSAAPLHVVPNPESRAKPDRKHGGKAAANAKKPPAH; this is encoded by the coding sequence ATGCGGCTTGTCACTGCTGTCCTGATCGTTCTACTGGCGCTAATCCAGTACCCGCTCTGGTGGGGGCACGGCGGCTGGCTGCGCGTGCACGAGTTGCAGCAGCAACTGGCGCAGCAAGTGCAAAAGAATGCCGACTCGAAGCTGCGCAACGAGCGCATTCAAGGCGAAGTGCAGGATCTGCAGAACGGCACGGCCGCTGTCGAGGAACGGGCACGCTACGAAATGGGCATGGTGAAGGACGGCGAAGTGTTCGTGCAGTTCGTGTCGCCGAATGCGCCTTTGCCGACGGCGAACACGCCATCGGTCACTACGTCCACGCGTGGCGAGATGTCGGCAGCGCCGCTGCATGTGGTGCCGAATCCGGAATCGCGCGCCAAGCCGGATCGCAAACACGGCGGCAAAGCGGCCGCGAACGCGAAGAAACCTCCTGCGCACTGA
- the hslO gene encoding Hsp33 family molecular chaperone HslO, with the protein MSDQLQKFMFSAAPVRGEIVSLRNTWQEVLTRRDYPAPVRTVLGEMMAACALLSANLKFDGTLIMQIFGDGPVKMLVVQCGSDLSMRATAKLSGEAANVIGETTSMVDLLNASGHGRCVITLDPADKQPGQQPYQSIVPLSGSDGPLSSMAEVLEHYMHHSEQLDTRLWLAANTERAVGMLLQKLPGDGGIVPHPGELDADTWERVCTLGGTMSQDELLKEDPETIFRRLFWQENVQHFEPAKARFECTCSREKVGGMLKMLGREEVDGVLEERGHVEIHCEFCNQRYEFDPVDVAQLFVADALSQGVTPAADQRH; encoded by the coding sequence GTGAGCGACCAGTTGCAAAAATTCATGTTCAGCGCGGCGCCGGTGCGCGGCGAGATCGTTTCGCTGCGCAATACGTGGCAGGAAGTCCTGACACGCCGCGATTATCCGGCGCCGGTGCGCACGGTACTGGGCGAAATGATGGCGGCGTGCGCGCTGCTGTCGGCGAATCTCAAGTTCGACGGCACGCTCATCATGCAGATTTTCGGCGACGGCCCGGTCAAGATGCTGGTGGTGCAGTGCGGCTCCGACCTCTCGATGCGCGCCACCGCCAAGCTGTCGGGCGAAGCGGCCAACGTGATCGGCGAGACGACCAGCATGGTCGATCTGTTGAACGCGAGCGGTCACGGCCGCTGCGTCATCACGCTCGACCCGGCCGACAAGCAGCCCGGTCAGCAACCGTATCAAAGTATCGTGCCGTTGTCGGGCTCGGATGGCCCGCTTAGCTCCATGGCCGAAGTGCTCGAGCATTACATGCACCATTCGGAACAGCTCGACACGCGCCTGTGGCTCGCGGCGAACACCGAGCGCGCCGTCGGCATGCTGCTGCAAAAATTGCCGGGCGACGGCGGCATCGTCCCGCATCCGGGCGAACTGGACGCAGACACGTGGGAGCGTGTCTGCACGCTGGGCGGCACGATGTCGCAAGACGAGCTGCTGAAGGAAGACCCGGAAACGATTTTCCGGCGCCTCTTCTGGCAGGAAAACGTTCAGCATTTCGAACCGGCGAAGGCACGCTTCGAGTGCACGTGTTCGCGCGAGAAGGTGGGCGGCATGCTGAAGATGCTGGGCCGCGAGGAGGTGGACGGCGTACTTGAAGAACGCGGGCACGTCGAGATTCATTGCGAGTTCTGCAATCAGCGTTACGAGTTCGATCCGGTGGACGTGGCGCAACTTTTTGTCGCCGATGCGCTCTCACAAGGTGTGACGCCCGCGGCTGACCAGCGGCATTAA
- a CDS encoding gamma carbonic anhydrase family protein, protein MTIYKLGEAAPTIHESVFVADSASIIGNVTLEENASVWFGATIRGDNEPITIGAGSNVQENAVLHTDPGFPLTVEPNVTIGHQVMLHGCTIKEGSLIGIQAVVLNGAVIGRNCLVGAGAIVTEGKVFPDNSLILGAPAKVVRELTETDIANMQRGTATYAERRGYYKAQLVRIG, encoded by the coding sequence GTGACCATTTACAAGCTTGGCGAAGCCGCCCCGACCATCCATGAAAGCGTATTCGTCGCGGATTCAGCCAGCATCATCGGCAACGTCACGCTGGAGGAAAACGCCAGCGTCTGGTTCGGCGCGACGATTCGCGGCGACAACGAGCCCATCACCATCGGCGCCGGCAGCAATGTGCAGGAAAACGCCGTGCTGCACACCGACCCCGGTTTTCCGCTGACGGTCGAGCCGAACGTGACGATCGGCCACCAGGTCATGCTGCATGGCTGCACGATCAAGGAGGGCTCGCTGATCGGAATTCAGGCCGTGGTCTTGAATGGCGCGGTGATCGGCCGCAACTGTCTGGTCGGAGCGGGCGCCATCGTTACCGAAGGCAAGGTGTTTCCCGACAATTCGCTGATTCTCGGCGCGCCCGCCAAGGTGGTGCGCGAACTGACCGAGACGGATATCGCCAACATGCAGCGCGGCACGGCAACGTATGCCGAGCGCCGCGGATATTACAAGGCGCAGCTCGTGCGCATCGGCTAA
- a CDS encoding ferritin-like domain-containing protein, protein MMSAAPFASFVPAESPVADLGRRAHCARTAALAALCEADPAAKAAAARALYAAVLAGGVACAADLELDEPAGLPGRPARPELVDPRHLKRRSMQSPQGRAVLLHALAHIEFNAINLALDAVWRFAGMPTAFYTDWLKVAAEEAYHFSLLAVRLAEYGHVYGDFPAHDGLWDMCERTRGDVLARMALVPRTLEARGLDASPPIRARLLQAGDQASAAILDVILRDEIGHVLIGNRWFRHLCDASGLDPHPTYTRLADQYHAPKLRGPFNFDARRDAGFDEAELAELAALAGLDAPDATPPATAD, encoded by the coding sequence ATGATGTCTGCCGCTCCGTTCGCGTCATTCGTTCCAGCTGAGTCACCCGTCGCCGATCTCGGGCGGCGAGCCCATTGCGCGCGCACCGCGGCACTCGCCGCATTGTGCGAAGCCGATCCGGCCGCCAAGGCCGCCGCGGCCCGCGCGCTCTACGCCGCCGTGCTCGCAGGCGGCGTGGCGTGCGCCGCAGACCTCGAACTCGACGAACCCGCCGGTCTGCCCGGCCGTCCCGCGCGGCCTGAACTGGTCGATCCGCGCCATTTGAAGCGGCGCAGCATGCAATCGCCGCAAGGGCGCGCGGTTTTGCTGCACGCGCTCGCGCACATCGAATTCAACGCCATCAATCTCGCGCTCGACGCGGTCTGGCGCTTTGCCGGCATGCCCACCGCGTTCTACACCGACTGGCTCAAAGTCGCCGCCGAAGAGGCATATCACTTCTCGCTGCTGGCCGTGCGCCTTGCGGAGTACGGTCATGTCTACGGCGACTTTCCGGCTCACGACGGCCTGTGGGACATGTGCGAGCGCACGCGCGGCGACGTGCTGGCGCGCATGGCGCTGGTGCCGCGCACGCTCGAAGCACGCGGCCTCGACGCCTCGCCGCCGATCCGCGCCCGTCTGCTGCAGGCGGGCGATCAGGCGTCGGCGGCGATTCTCGACGTGATCCTGCGCGACGAAATCGGCCACGTGCTGATCGGCAACCGCTGGTTCCGGCACCTGTGCGACGCCAGCGGCCTCGACCCTCACCCCACGTATACCCGCCTCGCCGACCAGTATCACGCACCGAAATTACGCGGTCCGTTCAATTTCGACGCGCGCCGCGACGCAGGGTTCGATGAAGCGGAACTGGCCGAACTGGCAGCCCTCGCGGGGCTCGACGCGCCGGACGCGACGCCGCCCGCCACCGCCGACTGA
- a CDS encoding alpha/beta fold hydrolase, protein MNTSQSEFVAVRGIRLHVRRWGNPDAPMLFMLHGWMDVAASFQFVVDALGGEWQVLAPDMRGFGLSDWPVAERGGGNYWIQDYLADLDALLDHYAPTGEVNLVGHSMGANIACVYAGVRPERVRRVVDLEGFGLAPSHAAQAPKRLRNWLDELRDPPQLKRYASLDEVAARLIKTNPRLDPQRAQFLAQHWSKPDGEGRFMLLADPAHKLRGPALYRLDEVMATWRKVSAKVLHVEAANSPTLAQIAGEIPRDEFKARFQAFPNWREKIIDEAGHMVHHDQPEQVAALIEGFCA, encoded by the coding sequence ATGAACACTTCCCAGTCTGAATTCGTCGCCGTACGCGGCATCCGTCTGCATGTGCGACGCTGGGGCAACCCGGATGCGCCGATGCTCTTCATGCTGCACGGCTGGATGGACGTGGCGGCCTCGTTCCAGTTCGTGGTCGACGCGTTGGGCGGCGAGTGGCAGGTGCTCGCGCCGGATATGCGCGGTTTCGGCCTGTCGGACTGGCCGGTGGCGGAGCGCGGCGGCGGCAATTACTGGATCCAGGACTATCTGGCCGATCTCGACGCCTTGCTCGACCACTATGCGCCGACCGGCGAGGTGAATCTGGTCGGCCACAGCATGGGCGCGAACATCGCCTGCGTGTATGCCGGCGTGCGGCCGGAACGGGTGCGGCGGGTGGTCGATCTCGAAGGTTTCGGTCTTGCGCCGTCACACGCGGCGCAGGCGCCCAAACGCCTGCGCAACTGGCTCGACGAGCTGCGCGATCCGCCGCAATTGAAGCGCTACGCGTCGCTCGACGAGGTCGCCGCGCGCCTCATCAAGACCAATCCGCGCCTCGATCCGCAGCGCGCGCAGTTTCTCGCCCAGCATTGGTCGAAACCGGACGGAGAAGGGCGTTTCATGCTGCTCGCCGATCCCGCGCACAAGCTGCGCGGCCCCGCGCTGTATCGCCTCGACGAAGTGATGGCGACGTGGCGCAAGGTGAGTGCGAAGGTGCTGCACGTGGAAGCCGCCAACTCGCCGACGCTCGCGCAGATCGCGGGCGAGATCCCGCGCGACGAATTCAAGGCGCGCTTTCAGGCGTTCCCGAATTGGCGCGAGAAGATCATCGACGAAGCGGGGCACATGGTGCACCACGACCAGCCGGAGCAGGTGGCGGCGCTGATCGAGGGGTTTTGCGCGTAG
- a CDS encoding 3',5'-nucleoside bisphosphate phosphatase: MNADLHCHSTVSDGQFAPAEVARRAHAGGVTLWALTDHDELGGQHDAKVAAEALGLGYLSGVEISVTWASRTVHIVGLGIDPTSSILIDGLARTRNGRAARAEAIGEQLATLGIPDAYRGALKYVSNPDMISRTHFARFMVESGYASSTQDVFTRYLGDGKPGYVAHRWAKLADAVGWIQAAGGEAIIAHPGRYAYSPVEFDAFFAEFIDLGGKAIEVVTGSHTPDQYREYADVARRFGFEASRGSDFHAPGEGRVDLGTLPQLPSDLKPVWERWL, encoded by the coding sequence ATGAACGCCGACCTCCACTGTCATTCCACCGTTTCCGACGGCCAGTTCGCGCCGGCCGAAGTCGCGCGGCGCGCGCACGCGGGTGGCGTGACGCTGTGGGCGCTCACCGATCACGACGAACTGGGCGGCCAGCACGACGCGAAAGTCGCCGCCGAGGCGCTCGGCCTGGGCTATCTGAGCGGCGTCGAAATTTCGGTGACATGGGCTTCGCGCACGGTGCACATCGTCGGCCTGGGTATCGATCCGACCAGTTCGATTCTGATCGACGGGCTCGCGCGCACCCGCAACGGCCGCGCCGCGCGGGCGGAGGCGATCGGCGAGCAGCTGGCCACGCTCGGCATACCGGACGCCTATCGGGGCGCGCTCAAATACGTGTCGAACCCGGACATGATTTCGCGCACGCATTTCGCCCGCTTCATGGTGGAAAGCGGCTACGCCAGTTCGACGCAAGACGTGTTCACCCGCTATCTCGGCGACGGCAAACCCGGCTACGTGGCGCACCGCTGGGCCAAACTGGCCGACGCGGTCGGCTGGATCCAGGCCGCCGGCGGCGAAGCCATCATTGCGCATCCGGGGCGCTATGCTTACTCGCCGGTCGAGTTCGACGCGTTTTTCGCCGAATTCATCGATCTCGGCGGCAAGGCGATCGAAGTGGTGACGGGCAGCCACACGCCCGATCAATATCGCGAATACGCGGATGTCGCTCGCCGTTTCGGCTTCGAGGCGTCGCGCGGCTCCGACTTCCACGCACCCGGCGAAGGCCGCGTCGACCTCGGCACGCTGCCGCAGTTGCCCTCCGATCTGAAACCCGTCTGGGAACGCTGGCTGTGA
- a CDS encoding L-threonylcarbamoyladenylate synthase, producing MSQYFRLHPDNPQPRLVKQAVQIINDGGVVALPTDSSYALACHLDDKDAVERLRRIRGLDEKQLLSLLVRDLSELSNFAMVDNRQYRLIKSVTPGPYVFVLQATKEVPRRLSHPSRKTIGLRVPDHAITLAILEELGQPLLGSTLIMPGETQPMNDPEEIRARLEKQLDLVIDGGPCVCEPSTVVDLTGAQPVLVRAGRGSLAPFGLEETA from the coding sequence ATGTCCCAATACTTCCGGCTTCATCCTGACAACCCGCAGCCGCGCCTCGTCAAGCAGGCCGTGCAGATCATCAACGATGGCGGCGTGGTCGCGCTGCCGACGGACTCGAGCTACGCGCTCGCCTGCCATCTGGACGACAAGGATGCCGTCGAGCGTCTGCGGCGCATCCGCGGACTCGACGAAAAGCAACTGCTGTCCTTGCTGGTGCGCGATCTGTCGGAACTCTCGAATTTCGCGATGGTGGACAACCGGCAGTACCGGCTGATCAAATCGGTGACGCCCGGTCCGTACGTATTCGTCCTGCAGGCCACCAAGGAGGTGCCGCGGCGTCTCTCGCACCCGTCGCGCAAGACCATCGGGCTGCGCGTGCCGGATCACGCGATCACACTGGCGATCCTCGAAGAACTCGGTCAGCCGCTACTCGGCTCGACGCTGATCATGCCGGGTGAAACCCAGCCGATGAACGACCCGGAAGAAATCCGCGCAAGGCTGGAAAAACAACTGGATCTGGTGATCGACGGCGGCCCCTGCGTATGCGAGCCGTCCACGGTGGTCGACCTGACCGGCGCGCAACCGGTGCTGGTGAGGGCGGGGCGCGGTTCTCTCGCGCCGTTCGGCCTCGAAGAGACGGCATGA
- a CDS encoding site-2 protease family protein: MDSSLIQTIAVYALPVIFAITLHEAAHGYVARWLGDNTAYVLGRVSVNPMRHIDPLGTIAIPLLLYFATSGAFMFGYAKPVPVAFGNLRNPRWGSLWVAAAGPACNFVQALIWGLFGVALAVLNVDELFFTRMAGAGVGVNLVLGVLNLFPLPPLDGGRVLMALLPPRQSITLSRLEPYGFFIVMALVMTGTLTRYWLNPLVTVGYSAITAILTPLVSLF, encoded by the coding sequence ATGGATTCTTCCCTGATACAGACCATTGCGGTATACGCGCTGCCCGTGATTTTCGCCATCACGCTGCACGAAGCTGCGCATGGCTACGTCGCGCGCTGGCTCGGCGACAACACCGCTTACGTGCTCGGCCGCGTGTCCGTCAATCCGATGCGGCACATCGATCCGCTCGGCACGATTGCGATTCCGTTGCTGTTGTACTTCGCCACCAGCGGCGCGTTCATGTTCGGTTACGCCAAGCCCGTGCCGGTCGCTTTCGGCAACCTGCGCAATCCGCGCTGGGGCAGCCTGTGGGTCGCGGCGGCGGGGCCGGCCTGCAACTTCGTGCAGGCGTTGATCTGGGGCCTGTTCGGGGTCGCCTTGGCGGTGCTGAATGTGGACGAGCTGTTCTTCACGCGCATGGCGGGAGCAGGCGTGGGCGTGAATCTCGTGCTCGGCGTGCTCAATCTGTTTCCGCTGCCGCCGCTCGACGGCGGCCGTGTGCTGATGGCGCTGTTGCCGCCGCGGCAATCCATCACGCTGTCGCGCCTCGAACCTTACGGGTTCTTCATCGTGATGGCACTGGTCATGACGGGCACGCTGACGCGTTACTGGTTGAACCCGCTCGTCACGGTCGGCTACAGCGCGATCACCGCCATTCTGACTCCCCTTGTTTCGCTTTTCTAA